From a single Pseudomonas serboccidentalis genomic region:
- a CDS encoding ABC-F family ATP-binding cassette domain-containing protein encodes MTHVSRTPALVSLNQTAFRFANGETIFNDLNLQFDHLHTAIVGRNGVGKSVLARLIAGRLQPTAGSVTCAVTVAYVAQTFIVEPGQTVADATGTAAALRALQRLQRGEASEEDFDTLGERWDLPERLRQWLNDAGLPDIVPSDLTQSLSGGQQARLALIGAFLSPARLLVLDEPTNHLDAAGRRWLMSELQRWRGGLIVVSHDRQLLERMQRIVELTPSGATVFGGNFSTYQQQRQIHQAAAQATLDQSRTERRREQQRLKSEHDTIQRHAARSLRNAKTANVSGFERASLKGAARQIMGHVRHGHQQRKSELDARVRDAYAKVLPDDAVMMNLPGSAVPTSRNVCTLIDVRLPWLRTQAFNLTLSGPVRVAVNGPNGCGKSTLLQLLAGELRPVSGECTTHVPVAYLDQQLKLLDDHLSVIDQLIALQSPLSESELRSHLAHLQLDAQRVTRPSASLSGGERLKAALAVALWRQTPAQLLLLDEPSNHLDLASVQAFEQALQTFPGAIVAVSHDPDFLQALKPTHRLDWHHGDWRLQPTN; translated from the coding sequence ATGACTCACGTCTCGCGTACGCCTGCCCTCGTCTCCCTGAATCAAACAGCTTTTCGGTTCGCCAATGGCGAGACGATTTTCAACGACCTGAATCTGCAATTCGATCACCTGCACACCGCGATCGTCGGGCGCAATGGCGTCGGTAAAAGTGTGCTGGCCCGGCTGATTGCCGGGCGCTTGCAACCCACTGCCGGCAGCGTCACTTGTGCGGTCACCGTGGCCTATGTGGCGCAAACCTTCATCGTCGAACCGGGGCAGACCGTGGCCGACGCCACCGGCACCGCTGCCGCCCTTCGCGCACTGCAACGCCTGCAGCGGGGCGAGGCATCGGAGGAAGATTTCGACACCCTTGGCGAACGCTGGGATCTGCCCGAACGTCTGCGCCAATGGCTGAATGACGCCGGCCTGCCGGACATTGTCCCCTCGGATTTGACTCAGTCGCTGAGCGGTGGCCAACAAGCCCGACTGGCGCTGATCGGCGCCTTCCTGAGTCCGGCGCGCCTGCTGGTGCTGGATGAGCCGACCAATCATCTGGACGCCGCCGGCCGGCGCTGGCTGATGAGTGAGCTGCAACGCTGGCGCGGCGGATTGATCGTCGTCAGCCATGACCGGCAATTGCTTGAGCGCATGCAGCGTATCGTCGAACTGACGCCATCGGGCGCCACGGTGTTCGGTGGCAACTTTTCCACGTATCAGCAGCAGCGGCAGATCCATCAGGCGGCGGCGCAAGCGACGCTCGATCAAAGCCGAACCGAACGCCGCCGTGAACAGCAGCGCCTGAAAAGCGAGCACGACACCATTCAGCGCCATGCCGCCCGCTCCTTGCGCAACGCGAAAACCGCCAATGTCTCGGGCTTCGAACGCGCCAGCCTCAAAGGCGCCGCACGGCAGATCATGGGGCATGTGCGTCATGGTCATCAGCAGCGCAAGTCGGAACTCGACGCACGGGTGCGTGACGCCTACGCCAAGGTGCTCCCGGACGATGCAGTGATGATGAACCTGCCCGGCAGCGCAGTGCCCACGTCGCGCAATGTCTGCACCTTGATTGACGTGCGCCTGCCATGGCTGCGCACACAGGCGTTCAATCTGACGCTGAGCGGCCCCGTGCGCGTTGCGGTCAATGGTCCCAATGGCTGCGGCAAATCGACCTTGCTCCAACTGCTCGCCGGCGAACTGCGCCCCGTCAGCGGCGAATGCACCACCCATGTTCCGGTGGCCTATCTGGACCAGCAGCTAAAATTGCTGGACGACCACCTCAGCGTCATCGACCAACTGATTGCGCTACAGAGTCCGTTGAGTGAAAGCGAATTGCGCAGCCATCTGGCGCACCTGCAACTGGACGCGCAACGGGTCACCCGACCGAGCGCATCACTGAGCGGCGGCGAACGCTTGAAAGCAGCGCTGGCGGTGGCGTTGTGGCGCCAGACGCCCGCGCAATTGTTGCTGCTTGATGAGCCGAGCAATCATCTGGACCTGGCTTCGGTACAGGCTTTCGAACAGGCATTGCAGACGTTTCCCGGGGCGATTGTCGCGGTTTCCCACGACCCGGACTTTCTGCAGGCCTTGAAACCGACGCATCGCCTGGATTGGCATCATGGGGATTGGCGGTTGCAACCGACGAACTGA
- a CDS encoding DNA topoisomerase IB encodes MPDTAPADVLPPDLHYVDDTQPGLTRKKLRGKFAYFDPAGQRITEPDEIKRINSLAVPPAYTDVWICADPRGHLQATGRDARGRKQYRYHPRWREVRDADKYSRLREFGLALPKLRKQLETLLAAPGFSRDKVMATVITLLDATLIRVGNSQYARDNRSYGLTTLRSRHVEVNGSAILFQFRGKSGIEHQITVKDRRLARIIKRCLEIPGQNLFQYLDEKGERHTISSHDVNAYLQTLTGADFTAKDYRTWAGSALALAVLRELQWESEAEAKRHVVDMVKNVAKQLGNTPAVCRKCYIHPAVVERFMLGALAELPRPRVRKGLRSEEVALAMFLEQMMKTP; translated from the coding sequence ATGCCCGACACTGCGCCAGCCGACGTGCTCCCACCCGATCTGCATTACGTCGATGACACCCAACCCGGCCTCACCCGCAAAAAACTGCGCGGTAAATTCGCCTATTTCGATCCGGCCGGCCAGCGCATCACCGAGCCCGACGAGATCAAGCGGATCAACTCATTGGCGGTGCCACCGGCCTACACCGACGTGTGGATCTGCGCCGACCCGCGCGGCCATTTGCAAGCCACCGGCCGCGATGCCCGGGGCCGCAAGCAGTATCGATATCACCCGCGCTGGCGGGAGGTGCGCGACGCCGATAAATACTCGCGCCTGCGGGAATTCGGCCTGGCGCTGCCAAAGTTGCGCAAACAGCTCGAAACCCTGCTGGCCGCACCGGGCTTCAGCCGCGACAAGGTCATGGCCACTGTCATCACGCTGCTCGACGCCACGCTGATCCGCGTCGGCAACAGTCAGTACGCGCGGGACAACCGCTCCTACGGCCTGACCACCCTGCGCAGCCGGCATGTCGAGGTCAACGGCAGCGCGATCCTGTTCCAGTTCCGCGGCAAGAGCGGCATCGAGCATCAGATCACCGTCAAGGACCGGCGCCTGGCGCGAATCATCAAGCGTTGCCTGGAGATTCCCGGGCAGAATCTGTTCCAGTACCTGGACGAAAAAGGCGAGCGACACACCATCAGCTCGCACGACGTCAACGCCTACCTGCAAACCCTCACCGGCGCCGACTTCACCGCCAAGGATTACCGCACCTGGGCCGGCAGCGCGCTGGCCCTGGCGGTGTTGCGCGAGCTGCAATGGGAATCGGAAGCCGAGGCCAAACGGCATGTGGTCGACATGGTCAAGAACGTGGCCAAACAGCTGGGCAACACTCCGGCGGTGTGCCGCAAGTGCTACATCCATCCGGCAGTGGTCGAGCGTTTCATGCTGGGTGCGCTGGCCGAACTGCCACGCCCGCGAGTGCGCAAGGGCCTGCGTTCCGAGGAGGTGGCGCTGGCGATGTTTCTGGAGCAAATGATGAAGACGCCTTGA
- the modC gene encoding molybdenum ABC transporter ATP-binding protein, whose protein sequence is MIDARMNITYPGFSLDVDLHLPGRGVTALYGHSGSGKTTCLRCIAGLERAQQGFIRVNDEVWQDSERRIFVPPHKRALGYVFQEASLFAHLSVLANLQFGLKRIAKAQRRVDMAQATELLGIGHLLERHPQHLSGGERQRVGIARALLTSPRLLLMDEPLAALDSQRKNEILPYLQRLHDELDIPVLYVSHAQDEVARLADHLVLLSDGKALASGPIGETLARLDLPMAMGDDAGVIIEGQVSAYDADYQLLSLQLPATEMNLRVTHAPMVVGQTLRAKVHARDISLSQHNSEASSILNRLPVTVVSEQPADNTAHVLIRLDAGGTPLLARITRFSRDQLGIHPGQHLWAQIKAVAVLA, encoded by the coding sequence ATGATTGATGCACGTATGAACATCACTTATCCGGGGTTCAGCCTGGATGTCGACTTGCACTTGCCGGGGCGTGGCGTGACCGCGCTGTATGGTCATTCCGGCTCGGGCAAAACCACCTGTTTGCGTTGCATCGCCGGCCTTGAACGCGCCCAGCAGGGTTTTATCCGGGTCAACGACGAAGTCTGGCAGGACAGCGAACGACGGATTTTTGTCCCGCCGCACAAACGTGCGCTGGGTTATGTGTTCCAGGAGGCCAGCCTGTTTGCGCACCTGTCGGTGCTGGCCAACCTGCAGTTCGGCCTCAAACGCATCGCCAAGGCCCAGCGTCGGGTCGACATGGCGCAAGCCACCGAACTGCTGGGGATCGGCCATTTGCTGGAGCGTCATCCGCAGCATCTGTCCGGCGGCGAACGCCAGCGAGTCGGAATCGCCCGGGCACTGTTGACCAGCCCCAGGCTGCTGCTGATGGATGAGCCATTGGCCGCCCTCGACAGCCAGCGCAAAAACGAAATCCTGCCGTACCTGCAGCGACTGCACGATGAGCTGGACATTCCAGTGCTGTATGTCAGCCACGCTCAGGATGAAGTCGCTCGGCTGGCCGATCATCTGGTGTTGCTCAGCGACGGCAAGGCCTTGGCCAGCGGCCCGATTGGCGAAACCCTCGCGCGCCTTGACCTGCCAATGGCGATGGGCGACGACGCCGGGGTGATCATCGAAGGCCAGGTCAGTGCCTACGACGCCGATTATCAGTTGCTCAGCCTGCAACTGCCGGCCACTGAAATGAACCTGCGCGTGACGCACGCGCCGATGGTCGTCGGCCAGACCCTGCGCGCCAAGGTGCACGCCCGGGACATCAGCCTGAGTCAGCACAACAGCGAGGCCAGCAGCATCCTCAATCGGTTGCCGGTCACCGTGGTCAGCGAGCAGCCGGCGGACAACACCGCGCATGTGCTGATTCGACTGGACGCCGGTGGCACGCCGCTGTTGGCGCGGATCACACGTTTCTCCCGGGATCAGCTCGGTATCCACCCGGGCCAGCATTTGTGGGCGCAGATCAAGGCCGTCGCAGTCCTGGCCTGA
- the modB gene encoding molybdate ABC transporter permease subunit: MSLSSADFAAIWLTLKLASLTTAILLVVGTPIALWLSRSRSWLRGPIGAIVALPLVLPPTVIGFYLLLMMGPNGVLGQFTQWLGLGTLTFSFTGLVIGSVIYSMPFVVQPLQNAFSAIGTRPLEVAATLRANPWDTFFSVILPLARPGFVTAAILGFAHTVGEFGVVLMIGGNIPDKTRVVSVQIYDHVEAMEYAQAHWLAGAMLVFSFLVLLVLYSSRKTRAGWS, from the coding sequence ATGTCGCTCTCAAGTGCCGACTTCGCGGCGATCTGGCTGACCCTGAAACTGGCGTCCCTGACCACCGCCATCTTGCTGGTCGTCGGCACGCCGATTGCCTTGTGGCTGTCGCGCAGCCGTTCGTGGCTGCGCGGGCCGATCGGGGCAATCGTCGCCCTGCCCCTGGTGCTGCCACCGACCGTGATCGGTTTCTATCTGCTGCTGATGATGGGGCCCAATGGCGTTCTCGGGCAGTTCACCCAGTGGCTGGGCCTGGGCACCCTGACGTTCAGCTTCACCGGGCTGGTGATCGGCTCGGTGATCTATTCCATGCCGTTTGTGGTGCAACCGTTGCAAAACGCGTTCTCCGCGATCGGCACCCGCCCGCTGGAAGTAGCCGCAACCTTGCGCGCCAATCCGTGGGACACTTTTTTCAGCGTGATACTGCCGCTGGCGCGCCCCGGTTTTGTCACAGCGGCGATCCTCGGTTTCGCGCACACCGTCGGCGAATTCGGTGTGGTGCTGATGATCGGCGGCAATATTCCCGACAAGACCCGGGTGGTCTCGGTGCAGATCTACGACCATGTCGAGGCCATGGAATACGCCCAGGCCCACTGGCTGGCCGGGGCCATGCTGGTGTTTTCGTTTCTGGTGTTGCTGGTGCTGTACTCCAGCCGCAAGACTCGCGCGGGCTGGAGCTGA
- the modA gene encoding molybdate ABC transporter substrate-binding protein — MTIRASRFAPTCLASLLAVFTLGAAQADEVQVAVAANFSAPIQAIAADFEKDTGHKLVAAYGATGQFYTQIKNGAPFEVFLSADDTTPQKLEKEGDTVKGSRFTYAIGTLALWSAKEGYVDAKGDVLKKNEYQHLSIANPKAAPYGLAATQVLEKLKLTEATKAKIVEGQNITQAYQFVSTGNAELGFVALSQIYKDGKVTGGSAWIVPASLHDPIKQDAVILNKGKDSAAAKALVEYLKGPKAAAVIKSYGYQR, encoded by the coding sequence ATGACCATTCGTGCCTCACGTTTTGCCCCCACCTGCCTGGCCTCTTTGCTGGCAGTGTTCACCTTGGGCGCCGCTCAGGCTGATGAAGTACAAGTGGCGGTTGCCGCTAACTTCAGCGCTCCGATCCAGGCGATTGCAGCTGATTTCGAGAAAGACACCGGGCACAAACTGGTCGCCGCCTACGGAGCCACCGGCCAGTTCTACACCCAGATCAAGAACGGCGCGCCGTTCGAAGTGTTCCTCTCGGCTGACGACACCACCCCGCAAAAACTGGAAAAAGAAGGCGACACCGTCAAAGGCTCGCGCTTCACCTACGCCATCGGCACACTGGCACTGTGGTCGGCGAAAGAAGGTTATGTCGATGCCAAAGGTGACGTGCTGAAGAAGAACGAATACCAGCACCTGTCGATCGCCAACCCGAAAGCCGCGCCGTACGGTCTGGCCGCCACTCAGGTGCTGGAAAAACTCAAGCTGACGGAAGCGACCAAAGCCAAGATCGTCGAAGGCCAGAACATCACCCAGGCGTACCAGTTCGTGTCCACCGGCAACGCCGAACTGGGCTTCGTTGCGCTGTCGCAGATCTACAAGGACGGCAAGGTCACCGGCGGTTCGGCGTGGATCGTTCCAGCCAGCCTGCACGACCCGATCAAACAAGACGCGGTGATTCTGAACAAAGGCAAGGACAGCGCCGCCGCCAAAGCGCTGGTTGAGTACCTCAAAGGCCCGAAAGCCGCTGCGGTCATCAAGTCCTACGGCTACCAACGCTAA
- a CDS encoding NAD(P)H-dependent flavin oxidoreductase yields MSQWPDTRILDLLGIELPIIQAPMAGATTSAMVIAVCNAGGLGSMPAAMLSTEQLREELKTIREQTRKPFNVNFFCHQPPAADEQRARDWKDLLEPYYHELGVDFDAPTPVSNRAPFDAAACAVLEEFRPPVVSFHFGLPEKSLLDRVKATGAKILSSATTVDEAVWLEQNGCDAIIAMGYEAGGHRGMFLSDDLSSQVGTFALVPQIADAVNVPVIAAGAIADARGVAAALMLGASAVQVGTAYLFTPEAKVSASHRQALRSAKASETAVTNLFTGRPARGILNRVMREIGPMSDKAPAFPLAGGALMPLRAKSEAQFSNLWAGQAFPLGKELDSAELTRQLAEGALAKRVRR; encoded by the coding sequence ATGAGTCAATGGCCTGACACCCGCATCCTTGACCTGCTTGGCATCGAATTGCCGATCATCCAGGCCCCCATGGCCGGCGCCACGACCTCAGCCATGGTGATCGCCGTGTGCAACGCGGGCGGGTTGGGTTCGATGCCGGCGGCGATGCTGAGCACCGAGCAACTGCGCGAAGAACTGAAGACCATTCGTGAACAGACCCGCAAACCGTTCAACGTCAATTTCTTCTGCCATCAGCCACCAGCCGCCGATGAACAACGCGCGCGGGACTGGAAGGATCTGCTGGAACCGTACTACCACGAACTGGGCGTCGACTTCGATGCGCCGACACCGGTTTCCAACCGCGCGCCATTCGATGCGGCGGCGTGCGCCGTGCTGGAAGAATTTCGCCCGCCAGTGGTGAGTTTTCACTTCGGCCTGCCGGAGAAATCCCTGCTGGATCGGGTCAAGGCCACTGGCGCGAAAATCCTCTCGTCTGCCACCACCGTCGATGAAGCAGTGTGGCTTGAGCAGAATGGTTGCGATGCAATTATCGCCATGGGTTACGAGGCTGGCGGGCACCGCGGGATGTTTCTCAGCGATGACTTGAGCAGTCAGGTCGGCACCTTTGCCCTGGTGCCGCAGATCGCCGATGCGGTCAACGTGCCGGTGATTGCTGCCGGCGCGATTGCCGATGCCCGGGGGGTGGCGGCGGCATTGATGCTCGGTGCATCGGCGGTGCAGGTCGGCACCGCGTATCTGTTCACGCCAGAAGCGAAAGTCAGCGCCTCCCATCGCCAGGCGCTTCGCAGCGCCAAGGCAAGCGAAACCGCCGTGACCAACCTGTTCACCGGGCGCCCGGCTCGGGGCATTCTCAATCGGGTGATGCGCGAAATTGGGCCGATGTCGGACAAAGCTCCGGCGTTCCCGCTGGCCGGTGGCGCATTGATGCCGTTGCGCGCCAAAAGCGAAGCGCAGTTCAGTAACCTCTGGGCCGGTCAGGCATTTCCACTGGGCAAGGAACTGGACAGCGCCGAACTGACCCGGCAACTGGCGGAAGGCGCCCTGGCAAAACGGGTCCGCCGCTGA
- a CDS encoding MDR family oxidoreductase yields MFNGILIDKDDNGYHASLQPISEAQLPEGNVTVKVAYSTLNFKDGLAITGSSPVVRKFPMVPGIDLAGTVEVSSHPDYKAGDQVLLNGWGVGESHWGGLAQKARLNGDWLIPLPKAFTAAQAMAIGTAGYTAMLCILALERNGVTADQGEVLVTGANGGVGSFAIALLSKLGYRVVASTGRVSEHEYLKQLGASEIIDRVTLSEPGKPLAKERWAGVIDSVGSHTLANACASTRAEGTVAACGLAQGMDFPASVAPFILRGVTLAGINSVTQPKARRIEAWERLAKDLNFALLPLISHEIALSEAIDAAPKLLAGQLRGRVVVDVNR; encoded by the coding sequence ATGTTCAACGGCATTTTGATCGACAAAGACGACAACGGTTACCACGCCAGCCTGCAACCGATCAGCGAAGCGCAGTTACCTGAAGGCAACGTGACGGTGAAGGTCGCGTACAGCACGCTGAACTTCAAGGATGGTCTGGCGATTACCGGCAGCAGTCCGGTGGTGCGCAAGTTTCCGATGGTGCCGGGGATCGACCTGGCGGGCACGGTCGAGGTCAGCTCGCATCCCGACTACAAGGCCGGTGACCAGGTGCTGCTCAATGGCTGGGGCGTGGGCGAGAGTCACTGGGGCGGGTTGGCGCAAAAGGCGCGGCTCAATGGCGACTGGCTGATTCCTTTGCCCAAGGCCTTTACTGCCGCGCAAGCAATGGCCATCGGCACCGCCGGCTACACGGCGATGCTGTGCATTCTGGCGCTGGAGCGTAACGGCGTCACCGCCGATCAAGGCGAAGTGCTGGTGACCGGCGCCAATGGCGGGGTGGGCAGTTTCGCCATCGCGCTGCTCAGCAAGCTGGGCTATCGCGTGGTGGCGTCCACCGGCCGGGTGTCCGAGCATGAGTACCTGAAGCAACTGGGCGCCAGCGAAATCATCGATCGCGTCACCCTGTCAGAGCCGGGCAAGCCGCTGGCCAAGGAACGCTGGGCCGGCGTGATCGATTCGGTCGGCAGTCACACGCTGGCCAACGCCTGCGCCAGTACCCGTGCCGAAGGGACCGTGGCGGCCTGCGGTCTGGCCCAGGGCATGGATTTCCCGGCATCGGTGGCGCCGTTCATTCTGCGCGGCGTGACCCTGGCCGGGATCAACAGCGTGACCCAACCCAAGGCACGGCGGATAGAGGCCTGGGAGCGTCTGGCCAAGGACCTGAACTTCGCGTTGTTGCCCTTGATCAGCCACGAAATCGCCCTGAGCGAAGCTATCGACGCGGCGCCGAAACTGCTCGCCGGACAGCTGCGCGGCAGGGTTGTGGTCGACGTCAATCGCTGA
- a CDS encoding GyrI-like domain-containing protein yields MDLKRQPIDAFTVAGLRVRTTNAAEHQAATAKIGPMWGQFFSEEQAESIPGKIPGSAIYGVYSAYESDASGAFDVTAGVAVNARGKGYEAVQIEAGEYLVFEAQGTLPEAVIATWGRIWTFFEANPQIQRRYATDFEAYTGPESVSVHIGVR; encoded by the coding sequence ATGGACTTGAAACGACAGCCAATCGACGCTTTCACCGTGGCCGGCCTGCGCGTGCGTACCACCAATGCCGCGGAGCACCAAGCCGCGACCGCGAAGATCGGTCCGATGTGGGGCCAGTTTTTCAGCGAAGAACAAGCCGAGAGCATTCCCGGCAAGATCCCTGGCTCAGCGATTTATGGTGTGTATTCGGCGTACGAGTCCGATGCCTCGGGGGCGTTCGATGTCACCGCGGGTGTTGCGGTGAATGCGCGGGGAAAAGGTTACGAAGCGGTGCAGATCGAAGCGGGCGAGTACCTGGTGTTCGAAGCGCAGGGCACGTTGCCTGAGGCGGTCATTGCAACCTGGGGGCGGATCTGGACATTCTTTGAAGCCAACCCGCAGATTCAGCGCCGCTACGCCACCGACTTCGAGGCCTATACCGGCCCCGAATCTGTGTCGGTCCATATCGGCGTTCGCTAA
- the ada gene encoding bifunctional DNA-binding transcriptional regulator/O6-methylguanine-DNA methyltransferase Ada has translation MKKLSPIINVETDPRWAAVVARDPQADGQFVYAVKTTGIYCRPSSLSRLPKPQNVEFFDSAEAAEAAGYRPSKRTRKDQTDVAAQHAATVALACRQIESCETAPALNELAEAAGLSPFHFHRVFKAATGLTPKGYAAAHRSRRVRERLADGGSVTAALYDAGFNSNSRFYESADKVLGMKPGDYRAAGRNNDIHFAVGQCSLGAILVAQSERGVCAILLGDDPHQLVCDLQDQFRQANLIGADAGFEQLIAKVVGFIEAPALGLDLPLDVRGTAFQERVWQALREIPAGRTASYAEIAQRIGAPTSMRAVAQACGANRLAVAIPCHRVVRSDGNLSGYRWGVERKRQLLERETQP, from the coding sequence ATGAAAAAGCTTTCGCCGATCATCAACGTTGAAACCGATCCACGCTGGGCTGCCGTCGTTGCACGGGACCCACAGGCCGACGGGCAGTTTGTCTATGCGGTGAAAACCACCGGCATCTATTGCCGCCCCAGCAGCCTCTCGCGGTTGCCCAAGCCGCAGAACGTCGAGTTTTTCGACAGCGCCGAAGCCGCCGAGGCTGCGGGTTATCGCCCGAGCAAACGCACCCGCAAGGATCAGACTGACGTCGCCGCCCAACACGCCGCGACCGTGGCGCTGGCCTGTCGGCAGATCGAAAGCTGCGAAACCGCGCCGGCGCTCAACGAACTCGCCGAAGCCGCCGGCCTCAGTCCTTTCCATTTTCACCGAGTGTTCAAGGCTGCAACCGGCCTGACGCCCAAGGGTTATGCGGCGGCGCACCGCTCGCGCAGGGTGCGTGAACGACTGGCGGACGGCGGTTCGGTGACCGCTGCGCTGTACGACGCCGGGTTCAACTCCAACAGCCGCTTTTACGAATCGGCCGACAAGGTATTGGGCATGAAACCCGGTGACTATCGCGCCGCCGGGCGCAACAACGACATACATTTTGCCGTCGGCCAATGCTCGCTCGGGGCGATTCTGGTGGCTCAGAGTGAGCGCGGCGTGTGCGCGATTCTGTTGGGCGACGATCCGCATCAACTGGTGTGCGATCTGCAGGATCAGTTTCGCCAGGCCAACTTGATTGGCGCCGACGCCGGGTTCGAACAGTTGATCGCCAAAGTGGTGGGCTTCATCGAGGCGCCCGCGCTGGGTCTCGACTTGCCACTGGACGTGCGCGGCACCGCGTTTCAGGAGCGGGTGTGGCAAGCGCTGCGGGAGATCCCGGCTGGCCGCACCGCAAGCTACGCCGAGATCGCCCAACGCATCGGTGCGCCGACCTCCATGCGCGCCGTGGCGCAGGCGTGCGGCGCCAACCGTCTGGCGGTGGCGATTCCGTGCCATCGCGTGGTGCGCAGCGATGGCAATCTCTCGGGGTATCGCTGGGGCGTGGAGCGCAAGCGCCAGTTGCTGGAACGTGAAACCCAACCTTAG
- the alkB gene encoding DNA oxidative demethylase AlkB, which yields MQPTTFDLFADHEPAQQPRAEQIGEQSWVLRGFALPVVDQVLPVLDTILAAAPVRHMVTPGGFSMSVGTSSCGALGWITDRSGYRYSTVDPLSGRPWPAMPQVLSELAQAAAQRAGFADFNADSCLINQYVPGAKMSLHQDKDEHAYAAPIVSLSLGLPAMFLFGGFARSDKSQRIPLLHGDMVVWGGVDRLRFHGVLPIKPGRHPALGERRINLTFRVAG from the coding sequence ATGCAACCGACCACCTTCGACCTGTTCGCCGACCACGAACCCGCGCAACAACCCCGTGCCGAGCAGATCGGCGAACAGTCGTGGGTGTTGCGCGGCTTCGCCCTGCCGGTTGTCGATCAGGTGTTGCCGGTGCTGGATACCATTCTCGCCGCAGCGCCCGTACGCCACATGGTCACCCCGGGCGGCTTCAGCATGTCGGTGGGCACCAGCAGTTGCGGGGCGCTGGGCTGGATCACCGATCGCAGCGGTTATCGCTACAGCACCGTGGACCCACTGAGCGGCAGGCCTTGGCCGGCAATGCCGCAGGTGCTGTCCGAACTGGCGCAAGCCGCGGCGCAACGCGCAGGATTTGCCGACTTCAACGCAGATTCCTGCCTGATCAACCAATATGTCCCCGGGGCCAAGATGTCTTTGCATCAGGACAAAGACGAACATGCCTACGCAGCACCGATCGTTTCTCTGTCCCTGGGCTTGCCAGCGATGTTCCTGTTCGGTGGTTTTGCCCGCAGCGACAAGAGCCAGCGCATTCCCCTGCTGCATGGCGACATGGTGGTCTGGGGCGGCGTCGATCGCTTGCGTTTTCACGGCGTGCTGCCGATCAAGCCTGGCCGGCATCCAGCGCTGGGCGAACGACGGATCAACCTGACCTTTCGCGTCGCCGGGTAA
- a CDS encoding 2OG-Fe(II) oxygenase, protein MSPSRLDALDWASLEQQLDERGHAIIRALLSPQTCERLSALYPQTEPFRSQVVMARHGFGRGEYKYFRYPLPTTIERLRNALYPRLVPLANRWYERMSLPAGFPATHAELLQRCRDAGQLRPTPLLLQYGPQDYNCLHQDLYGELVFPLQVAILLSAPGRDFTGGEFVLTEQRPRMQSRPHVVDLQQGDALIFAVNQRPVRGTRGDYRVTMRHGVSRLHSGNRHTLGIIFHDAT, encoded by the coding sequence ATGTCCCCGTCACGGCTGGATGCGCTCGATTGGGCCAGCCTCGAACAGCAACTGGATGAGCGAGGCCACGCCATCATCCGCGCGCTGCTCTCGCCCCAGACCTGTGAGCGCCTGAGTGCCCTGTATCCGCAGACCGAACCGTTTCGCTCGCAGGTCGTCATGGCCCGCCACGGTTTCGGTCGAGGGGAATACAAGTACTTTCGCTATCCCCTGCCGACGACAATCGAGCGCCTGCGCAACGCGCTGTATCCGCGCCTGGTGCCGTTGGCCAACCGTTGGTACGAACGCATGAGTTTGCCCGCAGGTTTTCCGGCGACACATGCCGAGCTTCTTCAGCGCTGCCGCGATGCCGGTCAGTTGCGGCCGACGCCGCTGTTGTTGCAGTACGGCCCTCAGGACTACAACTGCCTGCATCAGGATCTGTACGGAGAACTGGTTTTCCCACTGCAAGTGGCGATTCTTCTGTCAGCGCCTGGGCGAGACTTTACCGGCGGCGAATTCGTCCTGACCGAGCAGCGCCCGCGCATGCAATCGCGCCCGCACGTGGTGGACCTGCAACAAGGCGATGCGCTGATCTTCGCGGTGAACCAGCGCCCGGTCAGAGGCACGCGCGGCGACTATCGGGTGACCATGCGTCATGGCGTCAGTCGCCTGCACAGCGGAAATCGGCATACCCTAGGCATCATCTTCCACGACGCCACATGA
- a CDS encoding DUF1883 domain-containing protein, producing MKFIHQREHLNEDDIVVIQCSQTCNIRLMNDANFRAFKNGGRHTYHGGAFDTFPARITAPSTGFWNITIDTVNRRAISVTRKPTLTHSIKIIRRSSSKLS from the coding sequence ATGAAATTCATTCACCAGCGCGAGCACCTCAATGAAGACGACATCGTCGTCATCCAATGCTCGCAAACCTGCAACATTCGCCTGATGAACGACGCCAACTTCCGCGCGTTCAAAAACGGCGGACGCCACACCTACCATGGCGGCGCTTTCGACACGTTTCCTGCGCGCATCACCGCGCCGAGCACCGGTTTCTGGAACATCACCATCGACACCGTCAACCGCCGCGCCATCAGCGTCACGCGCAAACCGACCCTGACCCATTCGATCAAGATCATCCGCCGCTCCAGCTCCAAACTGAGCTGA